catatatacaagatgtataaaacaccatatatcaaggGGTATCGAGGTTTTCCTTGACCAGTTTAGGTTTTGGCAAAACGTACGTCAGCTCCAACTCGTGTTCTGCGAAATCAACTTCGTAATCCTCATATATGGTTTTCACAAAATCTTCATAACTAGTTTCCTCGTTAGCTGCAAGTAATTTACTACCTTGATCATTATCCACTTCAAAtaaccatttttttctttcaaatttccACTTTCCGCAGACCAGAATGATGTGATCCATGTTTCTCCAACCAATAAGGATTGCAACAAGTGTTTAAAATAGaatgaaaagaaacaacttgaaaaggaagagaagagggATGAAAGAGATGACGACAAGTATAAAATTTTCCCTAATTCTGAGTTTAATTAACCTAAAAACTAAACCAGATTCGGAATTATTAGTAAACTGGGTCGAAATTAAAATTGTTGTACATAAACCCAGATTTTCGTTAATAAATCTGCCGCAACATAAACAAAAGGTCTGCTATCACGTAAAGCAAAAGTCTGCcacttcataaaaaaaaagtctgTCAATAATCTTAAATCGGCTATATAAATCTGCCTTAAGAAAATAAGTCGATCACAAAAAGTAAATCTACCCAGAACAAATAAGTTGACCACATAAATCTACCATTTAGAAATAATCTACTACCATATTCGATAGACATATTCTTAAAAATCTGTTTTTTAATCAAATCTGACAATTAAATTTGCCGTGTGAACAAATCTGACGCTTTCTAAAAAGTCTGCCACCACTTtaatagtagtttttttttctacacaaattttataaatagacTTATTGGtcgatagatttatttttttgaaaacaaatcgGCCGTCGATTAAATAATAAGGGCATTTgggtaatgtttttttttgttataattatgtGTAAGGGCAATttcgaccaaaaaaatattttaataaatttcaaaaaatatgagtcATTCTAGTTATAACATAACtaatttgtatcattttagtaaacttctcatattaaaattaataaatttattccgTGCAAGGCGCGGATTATCACATAGTTTAgttgtaaattaataactaaACTCAACTTCAGATTCAATAAGGGTCAGCTCAAGACACAACAACGACATTTTGGGTATACTTTATTAATTCTCGTATTATACATTCAATTCGCTACAACTATCGCGGGACCAATTCTGACATGCCTATCTAGTAAACACACTGAAAACAATCAACTTCCATCAATAATTGGTCCTTTTTGTCTAGTAATATCTAATTTTCTTAGCGACGAGATCTCTAGAGTTATTGaacattaatttttgttttactccatttttaaaatgaaagacTTTTTGGAGGCCGAGAAAGAATGGCAAGCAGCTCAGGGGGTGGCCACGAGAAAGACCAGTATGTTTTGTCGATGCAGCCTGGGACGCTACGACAAGGAACTGTGGTATTGCAGGGGTATTTAAAGGAAGGGAGACGGCCCAGCTTACGGGTTTCAAGGAGCCCCGGAGAGCTGTGGACTTGGCCTTGACGCGAAAGGCAGTGATGGAAGCATACACCGCGAATGCTGAGTCCCTGGTTGTGTTGTCGGACTCACAACTTCTGATAGGTTTGCTGCAGACGAAGAGCTCCAGGAAGGAACTGAACAACATCCTCACCGATATTCACCACTTTAGCAACCGCTTGTCTGCTTGTTCGTTTATTCACATTTCACGTTTATGTAATGTTGGGGCTAATCTAGAGGCAAAATCGGCTCTCTTATCTGTAAACTCGTCTCCCCCTACTGGAGGCTAAACGGTTTCTATTATGCAATCctagtttgaccaaaaaaaaaaaatacacactgTATTTAAACAATATCCAATGTTTGGTGTCCTAAGAGGACAGCATCCATCCTTTTCAATTAGTTCATTATGGACTTGTTGGAGATTCTAGAACCAATGGTATCGcacaaattcaaattttatacttctatttcttttttttcgggCAACTATACTTCTATTTCTTTAAAGCACAAAATCACCTTTAAATCTGCATTCCTTCTTCAGAATATTCATTTCCTCTTCATTCTACACTtccaaaacaaataaacaatcTTTCAGATATCCATTGGAATTCCATTCCACAAGAACATTCATATTCTCTAGGTTATTCCACTAGGAGAAACTTTAGCTGTGCAACTCGCTTTCTACACAATGCTTTCACTAGTGATATTTGCTGAGTTACTTTGCGAGTACACCACTGCTCTCACCAAAATAGCTGCAGGAATCATTCATCGACGTTCCAATGATCACTAGAGAGGTATTCGCATCGGCTGTCTCTCCTTGCCTCACCCTTCCTCGTCGCCGGTTCCGGACTTCTCCACACATCTCGTTGACTTTTGAGTTCTAATTCGTTAAGATTGTAGCAGCCACGTTATAGATTTTTTCGTGCCACAAGACTCACAGCTCTGTTATTCTTCTATCTTTGCATAACTTGTAATCtctactctaatctcttcatgagcaaaaaaaaaagagtgttttCTGTGTATATAGTAGTAATAAAATACAAACGAAAAGTTAAGGTAAAGCAGAAATGAggttttattcatttaattaaGCATAATATTCAGCTAGAGATGGGGATGAGTTACATACAatattcaatatataatattcataaatCTTAAGCTTCTGCCATTGGAAACCCCCAAACTCCATCAGAAAGTCCTTCACTTGTTGTTTGGTGTTTACAAAGGCGAGCAGCCACACTCCTCTTCACTTGCGGTGAAGCTCCCGTAAACGGTTCCACCTTCTTTCCGCCGATGCTTCACAATGCGATTCGTAAGCAACAGGCGTCCAATGTGGGCAAGGCGCAGCCACATCACATACATAACAGTAGcactacacacacacacacacaacattaaaaaaaacaatcatcaaACTCTTGAGGGTAAgctcagaagaaaaaaaacacatgtttccaaacatcaAACATAACACATTAGAAAACAACACAGATCTGTCTTACGTTGTTACAATGGAGTTGGTGATTGGTTGATCCAAATGGATATTTCAAGCAGAGATGCCTTGGGTGTGGGTAATCCCTACAAGCCACCTGAAAGCACCAGATTCAATCACAAAACCCTATATTCAGTAATCAATGCGAAAAAAGCCCTAAACTTTACAGAAAATCAGAACAACAAcccatgagttttttttttttttttttttttataatcaaacCTGGCCTTTCTCATGGACAATCGCCACGTCATCGTCACTTTCTGGGTTCTCAGAGGAGGAGAGCTTCTCTGAGTCAAACGAATCGTTGGGATCGAAATCGAGGATAAAGCAATCCTCTTTCTCCTCGGCGATCTTCATGTCTTGTCTTTGTTTAAGACAGAAGATGCCTGTGAGAGGTgtatcgtcttcttcttcttccttagcgagcttctttcttctcttggtAATCGTCGTCGTCTTCGGTGTAGTATAGGTTCGCTTGATCCTCACCATCTTTCGAAATGACCGTTGCGCCTCCACTGCAATTTTGAGGTTTGAGAAGGAGTGATGAGCGATTCAGTTTCGTCTCGAGagttcaatttaaatattaaattgtttTTGAATCTCGATCAAGCGCAATTGTTAAGGGCTTTGGTCCGTTAAGTGAATATGGGCTTAACAGACAGCCGTACATTCGGTTCGGTTCATAGAACACAATAGATCGTGCGGCTgagatgttgtttcattgacaACTCACCAACTGAATATCCAACCCTTTGTCTGTAAATGGTAAACTTAAAAAGTAATAAATTGAATAAATAGGAATAGAATAAAATGCATGCAATGTACATTGTACTAAAACAATTGAATAGATTCATTCCATTTACTGTTCATCAAAACTGGAAtgttttgatttgaatacaaCTGGATTATCAATATTTGGAATGAAATAATATGAGATTACATATTCTATTATTTGCAAGGATTTTTGACCATTTATCTTGACTGGAATAAAATGATTGAAATGTAATCgaaaaatataatagatttattctatttaatttctgtttaattttaattaaatcgtAATGTCTGTAATTGAATCATCAATATTTGGAATGAAATAATATGAAATGACGTATTTTATCAATGAAATGAAATAGAATACTCATtgcattaattatataaataaatcaataatgcaaataaaatcattttataacaaatttgatGATGAatgaataaatgattttttaaatatattttaatgtattcCATTCAATTATcccatttttttattctatcgATTCCTAAAGTATTTACCAAGTTGCAGctgttgtaaatttttttttgtgtgtgtggaaTTGATGGAATTATCATTTCATTCAACAacattatatttcaaaaatgagTGATCTAATTACAGCCAAACTCAATAGAGTTTTAAGTATTTGATGCTCTTACAATATTAAGCGAATAGGGAAACCAATTGTAATTTGTTAAAGTTCTCTGATTGAGATGTAGAAGTACAACGGGACGGGACACAGTAGTAAGCCCGATTATGAGCGTTTATAATAAAGTCCAATTGAACTATTATAAAGGCTTTCATATAAGGGCAAATCTCTAAGATagcacttttctaagtttatatcacaaaaatagcactcaaaaacaaaaatgaccaaaatagcattttatcttttgaaaaatttaattttttttatttttcaaaatttgaaatcttatctccaaaacttcacttctcaactctaaaccctaaaacctaaactctaaaccctaaaccctaaattctaaaccctaaaccccaccctttgagtgctatttttgtgacttttggtcttgagtgctagtttgggaacaaaaacttgatttagtgctattttgatctttttctcttcATATAATAGTAGGTTAATGGAATGCTTTGATCACCATTTTGTTTTGCCTGTCTTGAAATTGTCATGGTTAACTCATACTAATACTAAATTGATATGTCGATAGTCATGTAACATCCCGGTTTATAGTATATGCTAGAAggtttaagagaattgatttggttacatataTTACTAAAGTGAACTTACTTTTTTCCGTCACACCTTAGTTTAGAACTCCAGAATTAATCGTGCTTAAGCTGGACTAATAAAAGAATATGTGACCTATCGaaaagtgattcgcgataccaTGTAAAACTAAAGCACGGAAAAATGTCATGTAGTGATTACAGAGTCAATAAACAAACCTTTCAAGCATTCAGAAAATTAATGCATTGCCTGTCAGACGGGATCGGATCCACAGATCGAGTGAGCAAGTGTGGGAGGCCTATTAACCGTGGACGATCAGAACGTTACAAGTGATATTAGAACCAAATCCAGACGAGTGTGGAGTAAGTGAGGGCTCACACTAACATGAATAACGATCCATGGGGCGCAACGGAGACGTTGCATTCTTTGAGAGGGGGTAAATTGTAACATTCCGGTTTGTGGTATATGTTtgaaggcttaagagaattgatttggctacctatgtcaccaaagtatatttacttttttcgtCACACATCTGTTTAGAACtctagagttaagcgtgcttgaacTGAAATACTAAAAGGATAGATGACCTATCAAAAAGTGATTTGCGATACCGTGTAAGTAAGACCAAAGTACGAGGAAAGGTTATTTGGTGATTACAAGGTCAATAAACAAGACTTTCgggtattaagaaaaaataacgcACTACCCATTAAACGAGATGGAATCCACAAACCGAATGAGCGAATATAAGAGGCCCGTTAGCCGTAGGTGATCGGGGCCTTACATTTTATTCCACCACAATTTTTATTGACATGATAACCGGTCACTGTCAAAAGCCATAGTTGGCTATGCATTGCATGAAACAAGAAGGCTGCTTAGGCCATCCATAGCGATAAAACATTCTTCCCAGCAGTGCCGTCCCAATATATTTTGTGGCCTAAAGCATAattataaactagattttgacccgcacgcccgtgcagatgtatttgttttgaatatatgatgctatttgatttttatgtcactatttagggttggacaaaaaactcgaattcgaatAATCAAACCGAttccaatccgaataagtagtactaaatccgaaccggaattgattaaatatccaaattattcaaaattttggtatttgaagaactgaatcCTAAttcgatccgaaccgaagtattttgggtatccaaaatagatttatatacttatatgtattaattatttttagatttaatcaatataaaaacatccataatatatatatgagactTTTAAGTTCGCATAAattcttgaaaatatatacaaataatcaaacgtaatatcttaaatagttaaaaaatactcaaaactccaaaaatacttaaataattataattctcaatccaaatatttaaaccaaacatatttaaattggttatccaaatccgaaccaaatcctcaaagatctgaactgaaCACGAAATCTCAAAAAGACccgaaaacgaacccgaacgcccacctctaatcactattatatatatatatattctatatgtgtcatcataggttacaaaatatgtgttatcatataattaatcgtattttatatgtaccatcaaataagttttcttataattaataatattttatacgtacaatcatataaataatcacatatattatattttaaaatttaatgtgaaatataaaaaaccataatttaagttggtgtttgaaattgggctttgtattgtatttttcttatatatattgaaaatatttttataatagttattggaaaatatgttagtaaaatcaaattttgaatatatgtatatttttgaatgaatttttgatataaatcaattttaaattattattttgatttgaatatatatatcaagtaacatagacACAAAAGTTTTTAACATAATGTAATGAACTTCCAATATTTTTTAGtagcataagcccattattttttttcctaacttactactatccatgtttccaaagagtactattttttaactactatccatattgccaaacaatctcaatgtgtacttcaactttaataatatagatagtgGCATATgctatttaatgatatttttatcaacatactatatattatctacaatattttattttaagagaaacatatattttgtttagtCCTGAAAAATTTAGATGAATAGTAGACTACTAATCGATACTGTACCtataatgtttagtgttttataCAAATAACAAATCACATTTTAGTAGTTTTTTGaaccattattttttttgttaaaaggttttagagaaaaaatatttttgaaccaTTATATTCTAACATTAGTTTCTTTCTCACATACACCTTCAATCACATTAcattcttctttattttcaataatttcaTATGCAATGATGGAGATTAGAAAACCCCCAATGATAATAAATGGTTATAAATAGCAAAGAtaatagaaacaaaagaaataacaaatcagttgtccaaaacaaaaaataaataaaatgtgaacataaaataaaaacagagacatttaatagtttaagaaaaatcacaatatagaaaagaaaatacttaaactaagaagtcaaaaataatatttttaaccacTCAGCTAtgttaatattttgaaaatgtggcctcaaaaattataattttttggtgGCCTGAAGCTCTTACTTCATCAGTCTTATGGAAGGCACGGGACTGCTTCCCAGTTTCGTAAGAcatattttaacatattaataaagTTTTCTACTCAAATGATGACATAGACATATGTGTCAAAAGTTTATCATAGAAAAATTGAAATACAGTTTCTGGGAAGAGCTGGATgttccttctctttcttctttcttaactggtattaatttttatttaatttaccaTGAGAGACGGACTAACAATACGCATGTCCTTATAGAATCTAATCCATTAAAATAGAGTCATATTTTTATCTACTGTTAACAAGTCatactaaaattatttaaaaaattacttaatatgacatatttcattatttacattaataataaaacaaatataaatatcaatttatttttaaatataacaaattctGTTGAGAAATAATGTAACAAAATCCTACCAaccttctaaatatttttataaaataacacataattaatttcgtaaatactaatataactttataattcaatgttaattaaacatttattataaaacaagaaaataaaattctatactatttttatatactttttaattatattatgtattatattaaaatagaagtactacatgaattaaatatgagtaAATttgtctattttatttttaaaatagtttcatttaaataaattatcactcatcattCAAATGTGTTAAAATTcgtaaactatattatattttttagaaaaataaatttattaacataggtTAAACTTTTGTATCTACAacgatatattattttatttttttattttgaaactctcaacaatatattgtttaaaaaaattaatatacaaaaatataataatttataactaACCTTTaattcatatactatttaaaaatatgttattagaaaactaataattcattcaaaatattaatgacaaatcaaaatttaattataattttaatatttatattaattataaaaatattctgagagatatataaaaatcttaccgaaattaaaactatttatataaaataatgtattaatttagtaacaaatgtttttttgaaaaccatATAATCTCCCACCTCAAATATAGTTGTGTAATTTTCcaaacaattttgacaaaatataaaaatttaaaaataagtatgcaaacttaaaattataatattttaaatttttcaaaaggaataatcatagataataaataataacttcttgaaatgtaacacgaaaaaaacaaactttgttataaaaattaaagtaatctaatattttgaagccttaatttaataacaaaaaaaagaaaactgaatattataacatccaaaaaatattctatatcaataaaatttactaaaataatatgatggATGCTACCATATAtacaatttactaaaataataggtTTATGttcacaatatataacactaaaattaaaattacatac
The Brassica napus cultivar Da-Ae chromosome A1, Da-Ae, whole genome shotgun sequence DNA segment above includes these coding regions:
- the LOC125588776 gene encoding uncharacterized protein LOC125588776; translation: MKDFLEAEKEWQAAQGVATRKTRVFKGRETAQLTGFKEPRRAVDLALTRKAVMEAYTANAESLVVLSDSQLLIGLLQTKSSRKELNNILTDIHHFSNRLSACSFIHISRLCNVGANLEAKSALLSVNSSPPTGG
- the BNAANNG13750D gene encoding uncharacterized protein BNAANNG13750D, coding for MVRIKRTYTTPKTTTITKRRKKLAKEEEEDDTPLTGIFCLKQRQDMKIAEEKEDCFILDFDPNDSFDSEKLSSSENPESDDDVAIVHEKGQVACRDYPHPRHLCLKYPFGSTNHQLHCNNCYCYVCDVAAPCPHWTPVAYESHCEASAERRWNRLRELHRK